Genomic window (Nymphaea colorata isolate Beijing-Zhang1983 chromosome 1, ASM883128v2, whole genome shotgun sequence):
AATTGTCATTGATATATATAGTATTATTTTTTGCCGCTCCAATTTAATTCACCTGATCCTGGGCAGCGGcttgatttgattcaaaaattgattttattggcaCTGCCGCAATATACAAAGACCATGCAGGAGCTGCATTTACTCCTTCTCCAAGGCCCCCAATAGACAGATTTTCCCAACTCTTTGATATAAACAATAGCATAGACATCAGTGCAAAGTGCAAACAGCCAGAATAAGCAATTAAACAACTCAAAAGCTCTATGGCGCCATTACCTTGCTCATTCCTGGCAGTGAAGACAATACTTCCAGTCTCATCTCCAACCAAGCATTCAGCAATACGCATCTGGCGAACAAGTGGTCTATCAGGACGACCTTTCTGTAATACCATGTTGGAGCTCACGACCTTCACTGTCAGCGTATGGCCGCCAGTCCCAGGCCTGAGCTGATCAACCTTAGTGAAAACAGGTTTCCTCATTCCAGGTTTTGCTTGAGACATTGTGCTTTGACAAATCCCTAGTTCCGTCCATAAGAAAGACACATTACGTACAATGTCATTACAGCAACAAGAACCAAAAACTTATTGACAACTATCGAGGCATAATAAACgagaaaatttgaaagaacaagaacatgaaACACTTGACAAATAAATCAACTGCAAAAAGAAGCCAAAAGTTAAAGTCGTCTCAATGAATAtcacaatgaaaagaaaaggagacgAATATATACAAAAGCAGGGCAATTTGCAAGCCCACAAGGCACTCAGAAAGGTTAGCTTTAGGGCTTTGCTCGTTAGATCAAAGCCCTCGCAAAGCCTTGTCCAACTAAATTTTGACAGGCAAAGCCCACAAAGCATACCAGAATCGGTTTGATGGAATTAAGGCTTCACAAGATAGACTCATGCTACACATTTAAAGACACCGG
Coding sequences:
- the LOC116246069 gene encoding uncharacterized protein At4g28440-like — translated: MSQAKPGMRKPVFTKVDQLRPGTGGHTLTVKVVSSNMVLQKGRPDRPLVRQMRIAECLVGDETGSIVFTARNEQVDLMKPDATVILRNAKIDMFKGSMRLAVDKWGRVEVTDPAEFIVKEDNNLSLVEYELVNVVEE